From the Vicinamibacterales bacterium genome, the window GGCCAGCGCCAGTACCGTGCAGGGAGAGAAGGACGAGATCCTCACCAAGACCGTCGTCATCCATTTCTTCCCGAACTCGTGGGACCTGAGCAAGAAGGTCACGCGCACGGACGGCGGCAAGGACACCGAGGAGCTCTACGATCCGAACGTCGGGTTCGTGGTCGACGAGATCGGCAAGCTCGCCGGGCAGTACGGCGCGGCCCGCATCGTCATCGAAGGGCACACCGACAGCTCGATGCGCACCTCGGTGCCGAAGAGCGTCGTGCAGGAGCTCTCGCAGAACCGCGCTAACGCCGTCAAGGAAGCCGTGATCCGCAAGTTCCCGTCGCTGCAGGCGAACCAGTTCTCGACGGCGGGCATGGGGTGGGACCGTCCGGCGGATCCGGCCGATCCGGACAACAACGCCAAGAATCGGCGCGTCGAGATCAAGGTCTATCCGGCGGAAGCGGCGCCGGCCCCCGGTAAATGACCGCCGGCGACCGTCGCTCGCTGTTCGCGCTGCGGCTGCCGCCGCCGCCGATGATTGGACGGCTGGCCGGGGTCGGCGCCGTCGCGGTGCTGGTCGGCGTCTGGTGGTTCCTGACCTCGGGACTGGGCTCGGAGGAACGGATCATCTCGCCGGTGATCCTGCCGAGCCCGCTGGAAGTGGCCCGGAGCTTTCCGAGCCTGTTCAGCGAGCGCGCCCTCATGGCGAGCATCGCGGCGACGCTGCGCCGCGTGCTCAGCGGCTTCCTGCTCGCCGCGCTGATCGGCGTGCCGCTCGGGATCGCGGCCGGCGCGTGGCGCGTGTTCGAGGCGGCGGGCGCGCCGCTGGCCCTCTTCGGCCGCAACCTGCCGGTCGCGGCGCTGATTCCGCTGACCATCCTGTGGTTCGGCATCGACGAGACGCAGAAGGTGATGTTCATCTTCATCGCCTGCGTGCCGTTCGTCTACTCCGATGCCGTCGCCGCCGTGGTCGGCGTGCCGGATCGTTACGTCGAGACGGCGCAGACGCTCGGCGCCTCGCCGCTGCAGATCGTCATCAAGGTGCTGCTGCCGCTGTCGCTGCCCGACATCTACAACAGCCTGCGCCACCTGTTTGGCCTGGCGTTCGGCTATATCATGCTGGCGGAGTTGATCAACGCGCAGCACGGCCTCGGTTATCTGCTGATGTCGAGCCAGCGGCGCGGGATGTCGGAGCACATCATCCTCATCCTCCTGATCATCGGGCTGCTCGCCTACGGCATCGATCGCGTGCTCTACTTTTTCCAGCGCGGCCTGTTTCCGTATCGCACGGTCGAGGAATAGGTGAGCGAACCCGTCAAACCGCCGGCTCCGGCCGCCCCGACGCCGACACCGCCGACGCCGTCGCCGGCCCCCAATATCGTCGATTTCAAGAACGTCACCAAGACGTTCGGCGACCTGACGGTAATCCACGACGTGACGTTCAGCGTCGAGGACCTGCCGGGCAAGGGGGAGTTCATCGCGATCCTCGGGCCCTCGGGGTGCGGCAAGTCGACGGTGCTTCGGCTGATCGCCGGCCTGCGCCCGCACTATCCGGCGACCACCGGGACGGTGCTGGTCGGCGGCGGTTCGATCGGCGGGCCCGGCCCGGATCGCAGCATGGTCTTCCAGGACTACACGTCATTCGACAACCGCACCGTCGAAGACAACGTCGCCTTCGGGCTCGAGTGCCGCGGTGTGCCGGCCGGGGAGCGGCGCGAGCGCGCCCGCGAGTGGATCCAGCGGGTCGGCCTCGACGTGAAGCGCGACGCCGGCAAGTACCCGAGCGAGCTGTCGGGAGGCATGCGGCAGCGGGTGGCGATCGCCCGCACGCTCGCGCTGTCGCCGCGCATCATCCTGATGGACGAGCCCTTCGGCGCGCTCGATCCAACCACGCGGCTGCACATGCAGGGGCTGCTGGTCGATCTCTGGCGCGAGGCGCAGGCGACCGTCTTCTTCGTGACCCATTCGATCGAGGAGGCGGTGTATCTCGGCGATCGCGTCTACATCTTCTCGTCGGCGCCGGGCACGATCCTGAAGGAGATGCGCGTGCCTGGGCCGGAGTTCCCGCCCAAGGAGATGCAGCGGCGGCCCGAGTTCATGAAGTTCGTGTTCGAGATCCGCGACATCATCGACACGCTGTCGGCGTCGACGCGGGCTGGCGATGACTGAGACCCGGACCGCGGGTCTCGGGCGCTATCTCGCGGAAGCGTTTCTCTTCCGCTGGAACCTGCTGCTGTTTCTCGGCGGTACCGCCGCGGGCGCGCTGTCGCCGGTGCCCGACGTCCTGATCCCGCTGGTCGGCGCCGCCGAACTGGCGTATCTCGCCGCCCTGACGTCGATCCCGCGCTTCCGCGCCGCCATCGACGCGAAGGTCTACGGCGAAGCGAAAGGGCCGCTCAAGGTGGAAGTCGTTCCGGCGCAGACGCTGGGCAGCCTGCTCGCCGGCCTCACCCCCGACGCCCGCAACCGGTTCCAGGCGCTGCACGCCCGCTGCCGCGAGATGCGGGGCATCGCCGCCGGCGTGCGCGGGGCGGCCGGCGATCAGGCGACCGGCGACGCGATGAGCACGCCCGGACTGGATCGCCTGCTCTGGCTGTTCCTGCGCCTGCTCGTTTCGAAAGCGGCGCTCGACCGGTTTCTCCGGACCACGAACGAGCAGGAGATGAGCTCGAAGGCGGAAGAACTTCGCAAGAGCCTCGACGCGGCGCAGAAGGGGAGCGACGAACGGGTCACCAAGTCGCTCCAGGACAGCCTGGCGATGGCCGAGCTGCGGCTCGACAACTTCAGCCGCGCCAAGAAGAACGCCGAGTTCGTGAGCATCGAGCTGGATCGCATCGAAGGCAAGATCCAGGCGCTCGCCGAGATGGCCGTCAATCGCCAGGACCCCGACTTCCTCAGCGGTCAGGCGGACGCCGCTGCCGAGAGCATGCGGCAGACCGAGAAGGCGGTCAGCGAGCTGCAACATCTCACCGGCCTTGGTGAACAGCTCGAGGAGCCGCCGCCGATTCTCGAGTCGGACCTGCGGCAGGTGCTCAAGTCATGAGCGGCGAGACCATCAAGACGCGGCCGCTCGATCTGCCCGCGTGGTATCCACCGTGGGCCACGCAGCTCGCCGATCTGTATTTTTCCGGCACCACCGCAGCGTTCGTGCTGCACGGCAACACCTACGACGTCTTCCGCATCGGGGCCGAGCCGGACCGACGGCCTTCGACAGGCTCAGGCCAGCCCGAGCGTGTCGAGGGTCGGTACGCGGTCCTCGCCGAGTTCCTCGCGGAGCAGGTGTTCGGCCGCTGGTCGCTGGTGCTGCACTACGACGTCGGGCGCGGCCTGCGCGCGCTCGCCGGACGCGACGAGAAGCGCCTGAAGGACATGGTGTCGCTCGTCAACCGGAAGATCGGCGATCTCACCGCCATCCAGAAGGATCCGGCCGCGGCGCTGGCACTGCTCGATCGCTTCGTGCGCAACAACCTCATGGCGGCCGAGGCCGACCGTCTCAGCGTCGCGGTCATCATCGACCAGGCGTCGTACGTGTTTCCGGCCAGCGAGCCGGGCCGGCTCAGCAACCAGGCCTCGTCGCAGCTCGTCACGGTCCTGAACTGGGCGACCAGCCCGTACGTGAAACGCCTCAACATGGCGTTCGTGATGATCGACGAGAAGCTGGCCGATCTGAACGACCGCCTCACCGGCAACCCGCACGTCGCGACCATCGAAGTGCCGCTGCCCGCCGAATCGGAACGCCGCGCCTTCATCGAAGACACGACCGCGCCCGACGGCGTCAAGGGCTACTCCGACTTCGATCCGGCGCAGCTCGGAGCGCTGACGGCGGGCATCTCGCTGACCGATCTCAACGTGCTCGTGCAGACGGCCCGCGAAGGGGTGACGCGCCTCGACACGAAGGCGTTCCGGGACTTGAAGAAGCGGCTGCTCGAGCGGCGCGGACAGGGGCTGCTCGAGTTCATCGAGCCCAGGTGGACGCTCGATACCGTGGTTGGCCACGAGGCCGCCAAGGCGCGCCTGCGCGAGGACGCGGCGCTGCTGAAGCGCGGCGCCCTCGCCAGCATGCCGATGGGCTACCTGATGTGCGGACCGGTCGGCACCGGCAAGTCGTTTCTCGCGCAGTGTGTCAGCGGCGAGATCGGCGTGCCTTGCGTCGTCCTCAAGAACTTCCGATCGAAGTACGTCGGCGAGACCGAGGGTAATCTCGAGCGGGTCCTGTCGGTGCTGCGCGCGATGGGGCCGGTCGTGGTCGTCGTCGACGAGGCGGACGCGGCGCTCGGCAACCGTGAATCGGAGGGGGACTCCGGCACCTCGAGCCGCGTGTTCGCGATGATCGCCTCGCAGATGGGCGACACGCGCTATCGCGGCAAGATCATCTGGATGCTGCTGACCGCCCGCCCGGACCTGCTTCCGATCGACATCAAGCGCCAGGGGCGGGCCGAGGTGCACGTTCCCCTGTTTTATCCGATCGACGAGCAGGAGATCCGCCAGATGTTCGTGATCCTGGCGAAGAAGCTCGGATCGGCGGTGGCGGCCGACGACCTGCCGCCGATCACGCAGAAGGGACAGCTGTCGGGCGCCGACATCGAGGGCATCGTCGGCCGCGCCTGGCGCGCGTCGATTCTCGCCGGCGCCGACCACGTGACCAAGGAGGCGCTCGCGCAGGCGATTGCCGGGTTCCTGCCGTCGACGCAGGGGCTCGAGCGGGAGCTGCAGGAAGTGGCCGCCATCCTCGAGTGCACCGACCGCGTGTTCCTGACCGCGGCGGCGCAGCAGAAGACCGATGCGCCGGGCGGCCGCGCCGCGCTGCAGGAGCGCCTGACGGCGCTCAAACAACTGGTAAGGGAGCTGTAGGACAGCTCCGAAGATAGGAGCATCGTGATGGCCAAGACGAGCTGGTTCGACGAGAAGGCAGGGACGGAGCAGATTCAGGAGCGCGTCGCGAAGCTCCAGTCGTTCACCGACGCGCTGGCCGACGGCGTCGTCACGGCGAAGGAGCTGGCGTCGCAGGAGCAGCGGCTCGTCGACGTGATGAAGAAGACGGAACCGCTGTTGAACGACGACCAGCATGGACAGGTGACGACGCTGCTCGTCGAACTGACCGCCTACAACGTCATGCGCCTGCTGCACGAGCTGCACCAGGAACGCGCCAAGATGGTCCTCGGCTGAGACGAGCCGTCCCTACGCTCTGCCGGCGAATTCCCGCGTCTCGGTGTGGACCTTCACCTTCTCCCCCTCCTTGATGAAGAGGGGGACGCGGATCTCGAGACCGGTCTCCAGCGTCGCGCTCTTGGTCACCCCGCCCGACGCCGTGTCGCCGCGGACGCCGGGCTCGCAGGACGTCACCGTCAGCTCCACGTGCGGCGGAAACTGCAGCCCGATCGGGTTGCCGTTGTACTTCTGCACCGAGACGACGACGTTGTCGGTGAGCAGCAGCCGGTCGTCGCCGAGCACGTCGGTCCGGAGCGTCATCGTATCGAACGTTTCCTGATCCATGAAGTGGTAGCCGTCGGAATCGGCGTACTGAAAGAGGGCCTCGACGACCTCCAGATCCGGTTCCCCGAACTTGTCGCCCGCCTTGAACGTCTTGTCGAAGACGGCGCGCGTGATCAGGTTGCGCATCTTCAGCCGGACGAGGGTCTGGCCGCCGCGCGCGGTCGGGCGCGACACGTCGACGTCGACCACGTGGTAGGGGGCCCCCTCGAACTCGACGAACATCTTCCGCTTCACGTCGATCGCTTCGATCAGCGCTGCCATAGCCATATATTGTAGCCTTCGCCATGCCCGCCCTGCTCGAGACCCGCGATTTGCGCAAGCACTACCAGATGGGGGCGGCGACGGTGCGTGCGCTCGACGGCGTGTCGATCGCCGTGCAGCCGGGAGAGTTCGTCGGGCTGCTCGGCACGTCCGGGTCGGGCAAGTCGACGCTGCTCAATCTCGTCGCCGGTCTCGATCGGCCGACCTCCGGCTCGCTGCGAGTCTTCGATCGGGATCTGGCGCAGATGTCGAGCGACGAGCTCAGCGTCCATCGCCGCACCACCGTCGGCGTCATCTTCCAGTCGTTCAATCTCGTGTCGACCATGAACGCGGTCGAGAACGTGACGCTGGCGCTGATGTTTGCCGGCGTGGCGCGCGCCGAGCGCGACGCCAAGGCGTTGCGGCTGCTCGAGGCGATGGGGCTCGCCGGCCGTCAGCAGCACCGGCCGCAACAGCTGTCGGGCGGCGAGCAGCAGCGCGTGGCGATCGCCCGCGCGCTCTCGAACGACCCGCGCCTGCTCCTCGCCGACGAGCCGACCGGCAATCTCGACAGCCGGACGACGGGCGAAATCATGACGCTGCTGAAGACGCTCAACGAGCGCGACGGCAAGACGATCATCCTGGTGACGCACGACGCGTCGCTGGCGCGCGAGTATGCGCACCGCACGATCACCATGCTCGACGGTGCGGTGGTGGCCGCGTGACCGCCGCCGCTGCACACGCGGCAGTGGCGGCAGCGAGACCATTGGGCTCCCTGGCCGCGGCTTCAGGTTCAGCCTGGCGCGGACGATGCGAGCGAGCGCAGCGCAGCGAGCCACCGGAGCGGCGCGAGCCGGCGGAGCGGCGAGCGAGCGACGGTGTAGGGGAGTCTGAGGGGCGACGCCCCTCAGGAGAACAATGACCTTTCGCGACACGGCCAGTCTCGCGATGCGCAACCTCGGTCATGCAAAGCTGCGCACGACTCTGACCACGCTCGGCGTCTCGATCGGCATTGCCTCGCTCGCCGGCATGGTCTCGCTCGGGGTCGGGCTTCAGGATCAATTCGTCGGGCGTCTGACGCGCTCGGGGTTGTTCGATTCGATCACCATCGTGAGCGCCTCGGACCTGCCCGGCGGCCTGGCTCGCCTTGGCGGCGTCGGGCGACAGACCTTCGGGAGGGGCCGCGGCGGCGGCCGTGGAGGCGGGCCCGGCGCCGGACCGCGCGTCGAGCTCAACGACGACACGCTCAGGGACCTCGCGACGCTGCCGCACGTACGCGACGTCTTTCCGAACGTCCGCGTCCCGCTTCAGGTGAAATACAACGGCGAGCAGGAATCGTTCGCCGCCGCCGGCATCCCGATGTCGGCGAAGGGAGAAGGGGCGTTCCGCTCCATCTCCTACGGGCAGTTCTTCCCGAACGACTCCGATCTGGCCTGCATGCTGAGTCTCGACCTCGCCAAGCGGATGAACGAGACCGATCCCGGATCGCTCGTAGGCCAGACGGTTACGCTCGTGCACACCTCGCCCGAGGCGGTCGCCGCGATCCTGGCCGGGGCCGCTCCCGCCGTGCCGCCGAAGCCGGAGGAAACGCCGTGCCGCATCGCCGGGATCGTCGAGCGCGAGACCGGGCCTGGCGGCATCGGCGTTCAGGTGACGCCGATCATGCTGCCGCTGGCGCGCGCCAAGGCGATGCAGGTGCGCGCCAACACCTATCTGTCGATCACGGTCAAGGTGGCTGGGGCGCCCTACACCGAAGACGTGGAAGACGCGATCCGGAAGAAAGGCCTGAGCGCGTTCTCGATCAACGACGCGCTGCAGGGCGCCAAGCGTGCGTTCATCCTGCTCGACATCGTCCTGAGCCTGATCGGATCGATCGCGCTCGCGGTGTCGTCGCTGGGCATCGTCAACACGATGGTGATGTCGATTCTCGAGCGGACGCGCGAGATCGGGATCATGAAGGCGATCGGCGGCAGCGACGGCGACATCCGCCGCATCTTTCTGATCGAGGCGTCGGCCATCGGCGCCTTGGGCGGCGTCGCCGGGGTGGCACTCGGCTGGCTGGTCGGCCGCGTCATCAACTTCGGCGCCAACCTCTATATCCAGCAGCAGGGGGGGCCGACGGGGAATCTCTTCTCGCTACCGCTCTGGCTGATCGGCGGCGCGATCGGGTTCTCGATCGCCGTCAGCCTCGCCGCCGGCAGCTATCCCGCCGCGCGCGCGGCGAGGCTGAATCCCATCGAGGCGCTCCGGCACGACTGACGGGTCCGCGTCACGCGTCCCCGCCTCAGGCTTTCACCGGGGCCGGCGACGTCAGGTTGATGCCGATTCGCTTCAGCAACCCGTCCAGCCCGATCTTGTCGACCGCCTTGGCGTAGGCCTCGGCCGGCTCGATGAGCTTCTTGTTCACGAGGTCCATCAACGCGTCGTTCAGGCTCACCATGCCGGCGGCCTTGTTCACCTGCATGATCGACGGGAGCTGGAACGTCTTGCCCTCGCGGATGAGATTGCTGACCGCCTGGGTCACGATCAGCACTTCCAGCGCTGCGACGCGGCCGCCGCCGATCTTGCGGCAGAGATTCTGCGCGATGACGCCTTTCAGCGATTCCGACAGCATGATCCGGATCTGCGCCTGGCGATCGGCGGGGAACTGATCGATCACGCGATCGACCGTCGACGCCGCCGTCGTCGTGTGCAGCGTGCCGAACACGAGGTGGCCGGTTTCCGCCGTCTCGATGGCGATCGCCACGGTTTCGAGATCGCGCAGTTCGCCGACCAGGACGATGTCGGGGTCCTCGCGCAGCGCGGCGCGGAGGGCGTCCTTGAACGAGTCGGTGTGTGTCCGTACTTCGCGCTGGTTGATCAGGCACTTCTGGTTCGGATGCACGAACTCGATCGGATCCTCGATGGTGATGATGTGATCCTGGCGGGTGCGGTTGATGTAGTCGATCATCGCGCACAGCGTCGTCGACTTGCCCGACCCGGTCGGGCCGGTGACCAGGACCAGCCCCTTGTTGAGCGCGCACAGGTTGAGGATGTGGGGCGACAGTCCGAGCTGCTCGGCGGTCAGGATCTTCGACGGGATGACGCGGAATACCGCGCCGGGGCCGCGGCGGTCGGCGAAGACGTTCGAGCGGAAGCGCGCCAGGTCGTCGATCTCGTAGGCGAAATCGGTGTCGTGCCGCTCGGCGAACTCCTTGCGGTTTCTCTCCGGCATGATCGGCGCGAGCAGCTGCACGACCTGCTCGCCGCTCAACGGCGCCACCTTCGGGTCGAGCGGCATCATGTGGCCGTCCTTGCGCACGAGCGGCGGCGAGCCCACGGACAGGTGCAGGTCGGACGCGCCGACCGCGACCATCGCGTGAAACAGCTGATCGATAGGGTTCAAGCTCACGCGGGCGGCTCCTCCGTGACCGCGACGATGTGCGCGGCATTGACGAGGAGCGTGCCCTCGTCGGTGTCGACGTAGCGGAACGTCTCCGGCTGGCGGGTCCAGTCGCTGACGCGATCGTGCCCCTGCGGGCGGTAGACGCGGACGACGCCCCGCACCTGGCGGCCTTCCGACAGCACGATCCAGACGTCGCGGCGCTTGGCCACGGCGTAACCGGGATCGCGCACGGCCTCACGATCCGACAACGCCACGGCGATCACGTGCGCGCGGTTGTACAGCACCGTCTGCGGGCCGGCAGCGGTCTGGATCTCGAACGGGAAGAAGCCCGATTCGTGGTTCAGCAGGTCGCTGACGCGCTCTCCGGCCACGAAGAACGACCCCCGCGCGGTGCCGCCGCCGGTCAGACTGACGACAGCCTCGACGCGCCGTTTCTCGAACCGGAACGCCGATTGAGGTTCCTGTTTCTGCTGCATCGTGGCCTGCTATCGTAACGCACAGGAGGGACACGACGATGACCGTCGATCGCTATACCAGGATCCTGCTGACGATAATCGCCGCCTGCCTCGTATGGCTGTGTGCGGTCGGCATGCCCGTGCCCGCACAGGCCGCGCAGCCGGTGGCGCTCGCGAACAGCACCGGCGCGGCCGTGCCGGTCGTGATCGTCGGCACCGGATCGATCACCCGCGCCGGGCAGCTGTCCGTGATCTTCCACGGCGACCACAGCGACCCGACGCTGCCCGTGTCGCTCCCCTACACGCCTGAGCATCCGCTGCCGACGCAGCTGCCCTACACCGAGCTGCAGCCGCTGCCCGCCGAGATCGCCGGCGTGCGGCACGGCGGGTCATGGGACCCGCTGCGCGTCGCGGTCGAGGACGGGGCGCTGCGCGCCAAGCCCGGAATCGGCCGCCAGTAGCGCGCCGGCGCCCGCAAACGGCTAGAATGCGCGGCAGTCGGCCAGAACGGAGGAACGATGCCAGTCACCGCACCATTGATCATTTTTGTCATCATCGCGTGCTTCTTCATCTACTCCTGGTTCAGGAGCGTGTCGCAGGCGACGGTTGCGGTGATCACCGTGTTCGGCAAGTACAGCCGGATCATGCGCGAGGGGCTCAACGTCAAGCTGCCGTGGGAGAAGGTGTTCCAGCGGTTGTCCCTGCAGAATCGCGCGCTGCAGCTCGAGTTCCAGGCGATCACCCAGGATCAGGCCAACGTCCGGTTCGCGACCATGGTCCTCTACGCGGTGGCGAGCGCCGACGAGGAGAACATCAAGAAGGCGGTGTTCAGCTTCGCCACGCCGCAGGAGTTCCAGCTGGCGCTGCAGCGGACGATCGACGGCTCGATCCGGCAGTTCGTGGCGACCACCAAGCAGGCCGACATCCTCGGCATGCGCGCCGAAATCGTCGACCACACCAAGAAGAACCTCGACGAGGTCGTCTCGTCGTGGGGCTACGTCGTACGCGACATTCAGATCACCGACATGACCTTCGACAAGGAGATCATCGATTCCATGGCGCGGGTGGTGTCATCCAAGAACCTGCTGGCCGCCGCCGCTAATGAAGGCGCGGCCCTGCTGGTCAAGCGCACCAAAGATGCCGAGGCCGAGGCGGCCTACCGGACCATCGGCGCCGAGGCGGACAAGAAGGCCTCGGCGTTGCGCGGCGAGGGGCTGGCGCTGTTTCGCAAAAACATCGCCGCCGGCATGAAGGATGCGGCCGAGAGCCTCAAGGAGGCCGGCGTTGACAATAAATTTCTCTTGTACCTGGAATACACCGACGCCCTGAAATACGTCTCCGAGCACTCCCAGGGCAAGGTGATCTTCATGGACAACGGCGCCGCGGCGTCCGCCCGGGTGATGCAGGGCGTCGTGGGCATGATGACCGAGACGCCCGGGGCAGGGCTCCCGCCGGCGTGAAACCCGGTTTTTTCGCCATTCGGCCCCATTGTCTGGGTAGCCGTGGCAGTTCGCAGCACGCGTGTAGGCGATGCTGTTAAAGTAGTGCCGGGCACGGTGCCTTGGCCGGCACGTAACTAACTGATTAACTTACGATCGCATTGCTGTGAAATGTAGGATTATTGCGACAGGGCGCCATGCGCCAGGGAGCGGGACATGAGTGGCAGCGGCTGGGATCACGTGACGCGCAACTGGACGACAACGCTGATGTTCGCGTTGACCTTTGCCGTGGCCGTCATTGGCGTCCCCTGGTACGGCATTGCGCATGGCTTTCACGCCACGGCCTGGATCCTGTTCGTGCTGCTGCTCGGCGCCAACGGCATGTCGATCACCTGCGGCTACCACCGCCTGTTCGCCCATGCCACGTACGAAGCCCATCCGGTGCTGAAGGTGCTGTATCTGCTGTTCGGCGCCATGGCACTGCAGAACAGCGCCCTGGTCTGGGCCGCGACCCACCGGGTACACCATCGCGAGATCGACGACACCGAACTGGACCCGTACAGCGCCCGCCGGGGATTCTGGTTCTCGCACATTGGCTGGATGTTGAAGAACTACCCCAGCGGCGATCCAGATTTCAGCGTCGTCAGGGACTTGCAGCGTGATCCTCTGGTCAGCCTGCAACATCGCTACTACGTGCCGCTGGCGCTCGCCATGAATTTTGGCCTGCCGTTGCTGCTGGGCTGGGCCACGGGCGATGTCCTGGGTACTTTCCTGCTGGCCGGGGTGCTGCGCTTGGTTGTCAGCCATCACTTCACCTTTTTTATCAATTCTCTGGCACACATGTGGGGCATTCAGCCCTATACCGACGAGAACACTGCCCGCGATAATGGAATAGTTGCGTTACTGACGTACGGTGAGGGTTATCACAACTTTCATCACATGTTTGCGCACGACTATCGCAACGGCGTGCGCTGGTGGCAGTGGGATCCGTCGAAGTGGTTCATCAATGGCATGCGCTGGCTGGGACTGGCTCGCAATCTGAAGACGGTTCCGTGGTTCAAAATCCAGCGGGCCTTGCTCGATACACAGTTCCGGCGTGCCGAAAAGCAGCTGGCGGGCCATCAGCCGGGACACGCGCATATCGAACAGTTGCGTCGCCGGGTGGCCGAGGAGTACGAGGCATTTTGCCAGGCGGTCGCGGATTGGACGCATCTGCGCGAGCAATGGTTGGCACAGACCAAGCGCGCCATGATCGAACGCTGGGAGCGCTCGGCGCTACAATCACAACTCAAGGAATTGGAGTACGGGCTGCAATTACAGTACCGTCGAATGCGAAGGCTGCGGGCGCAACTCGCCTAGCGGTAACGGTTCAATAAAAAGGGGAAGACCATGGACGCCGCCTCCGAGACCGAGGAGCTTGCGACGCCTAACAGCACGGCTCCCATCGCTCGCGTGCGACGCGGAACCTCCGTGGATGCGCGACTGGTGCGCCGGCTGCTGGGCATTCTCGGCAATCCTCCGATCGAATTTCTGTTGCTGTGGACCGGCGAGCGCATCGCCGGCTCTGGCGCTAGCTCCGGCGGCGCGCCACCGGTGCAGGTGCGCATTGCCGATCGCGGTACGCTGGTCGGCCTGCTGAGTGATCCGCGGGTGCGGTTCGGCGACGCCTATAGCGCCGGCAAGATCGAGGTCGAGGGCGACTTGGTGCAGCTGCTGGAGATCATCTATCGCAGCTTTCCGGCCAGCACCAATGCC encodes:
- a CDS encoding fatty acid desaturase; the protein is MSGSGWDHVTRNWTTTLMFALTFAVAVIGVPWYGIAHGFHATAWILFVLLLGANGMSITCGYHRLFAHATYEAHPVLKVLYLLFGAMALQNSALVWAATHRVHHREIDDTELDPYSARRGFWFSHIGWMLKNYPSGDPDFSVVRDLQRDPLVSLQHRYYVPLALAMNFGLPLLLGWATGDVLGTFLLAGVLRLVVSHHFTFFINSLAHMWGIQPYTDENTARDNGIVALLTYGEGYHNFHHMFAHDYRNGVRWWQWDPSKWFINGMRWLGLARNLKTVPWFKIQRALLDTQFRRAEKQLAGHQPGHAHIEQLRRRVAEEYEAFCQAVADWTHLREQWLAQTKRAMIERWERSALQSQLKELEYGLQLQYRRMRRLRAQLA